The following proteins are encoded in a genomic region of Cydia strobilella chromosome 19, ilCydStro3.1, whole genome shotgun sequence:
- the LOC134750401 gene encoding farnesol dehydrogenase-like — MVGYTAVVTGAGSGIGAATAATLAEADLRVVAVDIALENAITDHLSSLLKPEFLKSVIPKQVDVADHKRLEELFCWIDKFGGVSVLVSCAGVMFPGQVTDVGKDVMSVEKLSRTLDVNTKGVILCSKFAVASMQKRGIDGHIVNINSLAGHYVPFNSHMNVYSASKHAITAFNGLLSHELADFNSKIKLTSISPGNTMTDLASKSLEYVSKESNEVALQPSDVAGAVIYALSTPPNVNINELTITSVGEKRL; from the exons ATGGTGGGTTACACCGCGGTAGTGACGGGTGCTGGGTCTGGCATCGGTGCTGCCACTGCTGCTACTTTGGCCGAGGCGGATCTACGGGTAGTCGCTGTCGACATAGCCCTAGAGAACGCTATCACCGAT CACCTGAGTTCGCTGTTGAAGCCCGAATTCCTGAAGAGCGTGATCCCGAAGCAGGTGGATGTGGCGGACCACAAGCGCCTCGAAGAACTGTTTTGCTGGATTGACAAGTTCGGGGGCGTGAGCGTCCTCGTCAGCTGTGCTGGGGTCATGTTCCCTGGCCAGGTCACTG ACGTGGGTAAAGACGTCATGAGCGTGGAGAAACTAAGCCGAACGCTAGACGTGAACACCAAAGGGGTGATCCTGTGCTCTAAGTTCGCCGTCGCCTCCATGCAGAAGCGAGGCATAGACGGCCACATCGTCAACATTAACAG CCTAGCTGGCCACTACGTGCCTTTCAACTCGCATATGAACGTGTACTCGGCCTCTAAACACGCCATTACCGCTTTCAATGGCCTTTTGAGCCACGAGCTAGCAGACTTCAATAGCAAGATCAAGCTTACG AGCATCTCACCGGGCAACACGATGACCGACCTCGCAAGCAAATCGCTCGAGTATGTTAGTAAGGAATCTAATGAAGTGGCGCTTCAACCCAGCGATGTCGCCGGCGCCGTGATATATGCGCTATCTACCCCGCCTAACGTTAAT ATCAACGAACTTACCATCACCTCAGTAGGAGAGAAGAGACTATAA
- the LOC134750333 gene encoding uncharacterized protein DDB_G0283357, translated as MARGRLACVFALSLLGNALCVPVDVPRHRREYNDNELDSNETSRSDLLNTDHSVDEASVAPINPAATLPPVTNTYEDKRKEFQAANSLDDDDDDFPEMQTASTGGGGSNIISLLNLVNGLFPSSGGANFQRILRNMLREYIRRYPQPLLLPQNKLIRREGIFDNEIDIDDTFDLRPPPFQRQESDENGSKSDSSVSETKESDESKKSQEESDEHDSEESSESDENDGGESLEDDDDDNNGDNNASQQDEDSKPASDVNGDDSNGDNDSDYDDDEPPGGGDGQGGGILGILAGLSGDNGESDLGSLLATVSGIVVNLSGDGIDLNSLIASGIGLFVGLLSEGEENPGTIIAQYLLTSLETITGGGAQNNGAFFGKFLSKLISGTSAGEAPEGASDESGEQQGPKDSAGFIASLLMGLSADMSKTSSVGSSKW; from the exons ATGGCGAGAGGTCGACTTGCTTGTGTGTTTGCGCTGAGTCTTCTGGGGAACGCTTTATGCGTTCCTGTGGACGTGCCAAGACATAGGAGAGAATACAATGACAATGAGCTGGATTCTAATGAAACTTCGCGGAGTGATTTGTTG AACACAGATCACTCAGTAGATGAGGCTTCAGTTGCGCCCATCAACCCGGCGGCCACCCTCCCACCAGTCACCAACACCTATGAAGACAAACGGAAAGAGTTCCAAGCAGCAAACTCCCtcgatgacgatgatgatgatttccCCGAGATGCAGACCGCGTCGACAGGAGGCGGTGGCAGCAACATCATCAGTTTGTTGAACTTGGTGAATGGGCTGTTCCCGTCATCTGGAGGCGCTAAC TTTCAGAGAATACTTCGCAATATGCTTCGAGAGTATATAAGACGTTACCCACAACCACTGCTCCTACCTCAAAACAAATTGATACGAAGAGAAGGAATCTTTGATAATGAAATTGACATTGACGACACGTTCGACTTGAGACCACCTCCTTTCCAAAGGCAAGAAAGCGATGAGAACGGTTCCAAAAGCGATAGCAGTGTATCAGAAACGAAGGAGTCAGATGAAAGTAAGAAAAGTCAAGAGGAATCTGACGAACATGATTCTGAGGAAAGCAGTGAATCTGACGAAAATGATGGTGGAGAAAGTTTAGAAGACGATGACGATGATAATAATGGGGACAATAATGCCTCTCAGCAAGACGAGGATTCTAAGCCGGCGTCAGATGTAAATGGAGATGATAGTAATGGCGATAACGATTCTGATTATGATGACGATGAGCCGCCGGGAGGCGGGGATGGGCAAGGCGGCGGTATTTTGGGAATACTGGCTGGGTTGAGCGGC GATAACGGCGAGTCAGATCTGGGATCTTTACTGGCGACAGTCAGTGGTATTGTGGTGAATCTCAGT GGCGACGGTATAGATCTGAACAGTCTCATCGCGTCCGGGATAGGATTGTTCGTGGGCCTGTTATCAGAGGGCGAAGAGAACCCGGGCACTATAATAGCGCAGTATCTTTTGACGTCTCTGGAGACTATCACTGGAGGTGGCGCG CAAAATAACGGAGCATTCTTTGGAAAATTCTTATCTAAACTAATAAGCGGAACTAGTGCG GGCGAGGCCCCCGAGGGCGCCTCAGACGAGAGCGGAGAGCAGCAGGGCCCGAAAGACTCCGCCGGGTTCATAGCAAGCCTGCTCATGGGGCTCTCAGCAGACATGTCTAAAACCAGCTCGGTTGGAAGCTCTAAATGGTGA
- the LOC134750055 gene encoding phosphoglycerate mutase 2-like, translating into MPGKYKIVMIRHGESESNKKRLFCGWFDSDLSDKGREEAVAAGKALKAEGYTFDIAHTSVLKRAQITLNSVLKEINQADLPVSKTWRLNERHYGGLTGLNKAETAAKYGEAQVQIWRRSFDVPPPPMKKDHPYYDTIVNNPCYAGDQKPGQFESLKLTMERTLPYWNDVIIPQIKEGKKVIIVAHENSLRGIVKHLDGISDAAIMKLNLPTGIPFVYELDEDMKPTDSMQFLGDEETVKKAMAAVAAQGKAK; encoded by the exons ATGCCTGGAAAATACAAAATTGTTATGATTCGCCATGGCGAAAGTGAGTCGAATAAGAAGCGTTTGTTTTGCGGATGGTTCGACTCCGATTTGAGTGATAAGG GTCGCGAGGAGGCCGTGGCCGCCGGCAAGGCGTTGAAAGCCGAGGGTTACACGTTCGACATCGCCCACACGTCGGTGTTGAAGCGAGCCCAGATCACTCTGAACTCGGTGCTGAAGGAAATCAACCAGGCTGACCTCCCAGTTAGCAAGACTTGGAGGCTCAATGAGAGGCACTACGGTGGACTCACCGGCCTTAACAAGGCCGAGACCGCAGCTAAATATGGAGAGGCTCAG GTCCAAATCTGGCGCCGCAGCTTCGACGTGCCCCCTCCCCCCATGAAGAAGGACCACCCCTACTACGACACCATCGTGAACAACCCCTGCTACGCTGGTGACCAAAAACCTGGGCAGTTCGAGAGCCTCAAGCTCACTATGGAGCGCACACTGCCGTACTGGAATGATGTTATCATCCCACag ATCAAAGAAGGCAAGAAAGTTATCATTGTCGCTCACGAAAACAGTCTTCGAGGCATTGTCAAGCATTTAGATG GCATTAGCGACGCCGCCATTATGAAACTCAACCTGCCCACGGGCATCCCGTTCGTGTACGAGTTGGACGAGGATATGAAGCCAACGGACTCCATGCAGTTCCTCGGTGACGAGGAGACGGTCAAGAAGGCCATGGCCGCCGTCGCCGCCCAGGGCAAGGCTAAGTAG
- the LOC134750332 gene encoding gustatory receptor for sugar taste 43a-like yields MELTPFQESEKQSSYGYRDPPTECLVGGALSLVLRISRCAGVAPLKFTAADAGWRIAVSPPLDVYQRVFITALNFVGLAALILDFREDPSKRIRVGESTVTTFVCIADLTLVLAIASLAVYRGSARMEKLIRLLRDLQKINADLNNTGCKKMEKISVIAVTSILLSTLMVQFADAYMWFKYCIDKGYNWSIMIMYSSYYIGNYLGLLALLQWGFVTLAVHDAAVAVNQHLLRLHHVKLKAGETAMLEVKPVVDCFTERHYDITLPGSDFAAYPLQVQSMVRRLASSYGHIGELMRQMNETNGTIIMAILMAAFLHLVLTPYYMFLILNSGNTLLNAMVLPLSWIFLHITVLLLTVEPCHWTQEQRETTKFLLSRVTVRLAPQSTLLARELKQFAKQTVLSNVKFSALGVLTLGRPLVASMLGGVATYLVILMQFHALTAH; encoded by the exons ATGGAATTAACGCCATTTCAGGAGTCGGAAAAGCAGAGCAGTTACGGGTATCGTG ATCCCCCTACAGAGTGCCTGGTGGGCGGCGCGCTATCGCTAGTACTACGCATCTCAAGATGCGCAGGAGTGGCCCCGCTGAAGTTCACCGCCGCGGACGCCGGCTGGCGCATCGCGGTGTCGCCGCCGCTTGACGTCTACCAGCGCGTTTTCATCACTGCTCTTA ATTTCGTAGGTCTAGCAGCCCTAATTCTAGACTTCCGAGAAGATCCAAGCAAGCGTATCCGCGTCGGCGAGTCCACCGTGACGACTTTTGTATGTATCGCCGACCTCACCCTGGTGCTCGCCATAGCCAGCCTGGCCGTGTACCGCGGCTCCGCTCGGATGGAGAAACTCATACGGTTGCTGAGGGACCTGCAGAAG atCAACGCTGACCTAAATAATACCGGATGCAAAAAAATGGAGAAGATTAGCGTCATCGCAGTGACTAGTATTTTGCTAAGCACCTTAATGGTTCAGTTTGCTGACGCCTACATGTGGTTCAAGTACTGTATTGATAAAGGATATAACT GGTCGATAATGATAATGTACAGCTCGTACTACATAGGCAACTATCTGGGTCTGCTGGCGTTGCTGCAGTGGGGCTTCGTTACCTTGGCTGTTCACGACGCCGCGGTTGCGGTCAACCAACACCTACTGCGACTGCACCACG TGAAACTAAAGGCCGGAGAAACTGCAATGTTAGAAGTAAAACCCGTCGTGGATTGCTTCACAGAGAGACACTATGACATAACTCTTCCAG GGTCAGATTTCGCCGCATATCCATTGCAAGTGCAATCCATGGTTCGACGTCTCGCTTCCTCGTACGGCCACATCGGCGAGCTGATGAGACAGATGAACGAGACCAATGGCACGATCATCATGGCCATTCTTATGGCCGCTTTTCTGCATCTTGTGCTCACTCCATACTACATGTTTCTGATTTTGA ATTCGGGCAATACTCTGCTGAACGCGATGGTGTTGCCGCTTAGTTGGATCTTTCTGCACATAACTGTTCTTCTGCTGACCGTCGAACCTTGCCACTGGACCCAGGAACAG AGAGAAACCACCAAATTCCTGCTGAGCCGAGTAACCGTCCGCCTGGCGCCGCAGAGCACGCTTCTGGCCCGAGAGTTGAAACAGTTCGCAAAACAAACTGTCCTTTCTAATGTCAAGTTCTCCGCCCTCGGCGTGCTCACCCTCGGTCGACCGCTCGTAGCTTCG